The genomic stretch AGTCAAGGGGGAGAAAAGTTAACATCCTCCTTTGAACAGGGAAGGCGATTAAGCTCCTCTGTACTTCTAAAACTAGAGGTCTGTGAGAGTGACTGAGTTGCGTTTGTCTCTTCTGGCTATAGATTGAAGAAGTTCAGAAACTGGCTTCATGTCCCCATTCTGCTGGTGaaggccggggggtgggggtggggtggggagtggattTAGTGCTCACCCAATTAGCCTCCTCTGTGACCAAGGGAATTTCGGGCAGAAGTTCCGCGGTCATAGCCTGAGCAGCCCCTTCCCTTGCTTGTATCTCTGACAgctcgaaacagggtctctctgtgtagccctggctgtcctgaactcattttgcagacaaggttggcctcaaactcatagagatctgcctgcctctgcctcccccaagtgctgagatgtaCTGTGTCCGGCTCACTTTGATCCCAACttttgatgagagagagagacagagacagagagagaaacagagagggagggagggaggagtgggagggcagAGAGCACCAAGTGCgacattgtctcaaacaaacattcgcttgcacaggcacacacacacaaagaaaaatctcAGCTTCACTGAGCAAGAGGCTGAGTGTAAGGAGATCTCAGGCACTGAGGGCCACTCCTAAGTATGAATCTTCCAGCAGGCAGGTACATGGCGTGCAAGACTTTGCCATCCGGACGCCAGGAAGAGGAGACTACCAAAGACCTGGCTCTGAAATCACCACCAGGGAAGTCCGGAGGTCACCTGCCCAGCATTGATGAGACCCGACCTATAGGTCCAGGCCCAGCCTCCCGCCGCGGCTCCCTGCTGGGCCTACACCCATCCTTTTCCCGCCGCAACTCACTGGCGGGACCTTTAGTGGGTCCTGGAGGTCGACGGCTATCCCTGGGCCCAGTGCCCTCTCTAGGTTCACGAGTTAGCTTTTCTGGGCTGCCCCTGGTGCCTGCCCGTAGGATGGCACCCTCATACCGCATAGAACCAGCGCCAGGGGAGCGCTGGGAAGCTGCAAGTGCCCAGCGTGTCCTGGAGGCAGCACTGAATGCAGAACTGAACGACGTGTGCTACTCCGGTACTGAGGCGGGGAAACTGACGCAGGCGTTGTGCGAGCAGATACGCATGCGCGTTCGGGAGCTCAGCCTACCCCGCTACAAACTGGTGTGTAGCGTGGTGCTGGGGCCACGCGAGGGACAGGGTGTGCACGTGGTCAGCCGGGCACTCTGGGATGAGGTGCACGATGGATTGGCCTCTGCCACTTTCACCAACACGTCACTGTTCGCTGTAGCTACAGTCCACGCCGTCTACTGGGAATGATAAGCCCTTCATGTTCTGAAAAAATGGTTTATTATCCCAGGAGGAGGCCCCCCGGGGGCTCACAtcccaataaataaatgtctgttaataaataaaagtggTCCATAAATAATGCCCCCTAGCTGGGAGCTAAGGCTCAGGCTTATCTCAGGGAGAAGGGTAAGAGACAGGGAGGGCAGGCCATCCCCAACTGTAGTAAAGCTGGTCCCTGATTccctggggtgggatgggggtccAGCCCGGAGCCCCCAGTGAGGCAccaaaggaacaggaagggcCAGAGCCTTTCCAGCGCAGGCCTGGGGTCTGGATCACAGCTTGTTCTGCGGTTTGGAACCTAGGCAGGACTTCGGTCCCTGAGCAGCCGCAGTGCATAGCGGAGCCGCTGCCTCAAGTCTGGGGAGCAGCCCAGCTGCCGGAGGTGGGAAGCGAGGTATGTGCAAGCGCTGCGATTTCGGGCCACAAAAGTCACAAGGAGAGGCTCCCAGCCACTGAGGATCAGCTTTGTGTGGTCCCCATAGAAGTTCACCTGTACACAGAAGATAACGTCAGTCAAGGCTTCTCAGAATCCCTGGGCCTATCAGACCTAACCCAGGATGGGTTCTTACCTGGACAGTGCCATCACTAAACAGCATAAGTAGGGCCTGATCAGTCTTGACCCACTGCAGCAACAGGGGCGGCGCAGGCACCTCTACCTCTTCCACACTGGGCAGATCTCCACCCTGGGAGAATAGGCACCTCAGGTCACTGGACTGGCATGggctgggtctctctctctctgggtgtctcCTCCTCTTACAGGTTCAGCCACTCTCTCTGTGCCACCCCACCCCTATGACCGCCACCCATGACCGCCACCCtcgccccccctgcccccccccccccccccccccccccccccccccgccgcccacACACCTTCATGAGATGCTGCTCCATGTAGGAGGCAAAATACCGCAGGATGCCCAGCTGAGGCTGCAGAGCACGGGGTACAGAAcccacagagaaggagaaatgcTTCGTGCTGGTGGGGTTGTAGTGCACAGTCCTGAAAGCGGGAATGCAGAGAGGAGACGGAGCCTGGCATCACcgtttcttcccccccccccccccccccgaccccggTGGATTTGAAACCCAGACCCCAtgggcacagaaacacacaccatGGTGCAACCCTGCTGGGGACCGTAGCCGAAACACAAAGCATCCCCAAACAGCACTTACTTTCTATTGGCTGACAGGGccatgtgtgtgccatcattGAAGAGCACAGCTACACGACGGCTGGACAGCTGATACCCAAAGCCAAACTTGTTGGAGTAGTCAACCCACTTGCTGACCCACACCAGAGGCTCCGGCTGTGCCAACGGGGCTGGGTTCTGTTCCGCTgttaggggagaggagggagtgaagaCTTCCTTCCCCCCCAGAAGAACTTGCCAAACTGTTCACTCAAACCGGAGCCCGGCCTTACCTGGGGGCATGAAGGCCACGCAGTTTCTCAGTGCACAGAGAGCAGACTCCACCACTGTGGCCACAGTCAAACCTTCTTCAAACCCTGAAGGGAACAGGGCACTGACATTTAGGCAACAgccaccctgggcccaggtcATGTCCCCCTCAGCCAACTACTTCCTTCCGGCCCCTGGTCTCCACCCCAGCAACCCCTAGCACctctcatcttctggctcctcaccATCTGCACTGCTTGCCAGTGTCCCACGGGGTGAGCTGTCCTCAGCAGCTGTCTCTACCAAACTGACAGGGGCCAGACCTGAAGCTGCTGGAGCCTGGAcagttggggagagagagagagagagagtgaagttAGGCCCCAAAACCCAATTCCTTGAAAGTCCAGTGGCCCAACCCTGCCCCTGGTGGCTCTCAGGGCACCCCAGGTCAGCCTCAGCTGGCTAATGACACACAACCAATTAGGCCACCACGAGGCTGGATGCTTCATCAGCCTTTTATGCTGGGCTTCCCTCAGCTGCTAGGGTCAGGGTGAGTCAGGGGAATTAACGCTCACGTGAGCACCTCACCTCAGGTTTGACATCTGGATGACCGATGGATGCGCGCATAAGGCCGCTCACCAAGCAGGAGACATCCTGCTCCTCAGAATGCTGCTTATCTGGGGGTGAGGGAGAGTATAGATAGccttcagtgttctgcctgaccACACTTCccaaagtgtacacacacacacacacacacacacacacacacacacacacacacacacacagaggcaggtctTCCCAAGTGTCTAGGCAGCACATACTCCCTCCTCAAGAGTCTGCAGACACCTACCCACACCCTGgaaccaccaccccgccccccaacatCTCAAATGAATGCAACAGGCCACTAAGCCTCTACACTGCTGTATGCCCCCAACCCACGGCACCTCGCtcacttttgttctttttcctgccAAATAGGCTCTTGGTAACTTTGGCCAACAGACTCTTCGCAGGATTGGGGGGTGTCAGATCTGGGGCTGTCACACAGCTGCTGACAGGGAGCCGATCAGGGGTGTAGCCCTGAGGAAGAGAGGCATGCAATCAGAGAAGTGAgacaccgcccccacccccaagggtCCTATTTGTCCTTAGGAACATGAAGACGGAACACTGGTGTCCAGAGAACCACAGACCTTCGTAAAGAAGTCATGGCGCAGGATCTGTTCAATAGAGGGGCGGTCTCGGGGTGAAGCTCGAAGGATGGCGGCCAGGAGCTGCCGGGCCGGCAGTGAGAGGCTGGCAGGCAGTGTATAACGGACCTGCTTGATGCAGCGATATGTCTCCTTCAAGTCAGCCGTCTCAAAAGGAGGGCTCCCACACAGGAGTGTGTACCTATGCCCAGAGACGGGAGCTCAGGAGTGGAGCGGTGGCGACACCCCCTCCATGCACCTGCCACCTGTCTGCCCCGCGACTTTGGCACTCACATGACACAACCAAGTGACCACACGTCTGCCTCCGGGCCATGGCCCTGTCTCAGCAGCACTTCTGGAGCCACATAGTTGGGCGTGCCACAGATGGTCCTGAAAAGAGGGGTAGGgcggagagggggaaggggggtaGGAAGAAGGCTCAGAAGCAGCCCAGCAgccacccccatccctgcccctgcTGTGAGTTCAGACAAAGCAGCTGCCTGTCACCAAAGGCCAGAGGGCTCCTGCTTGTCTTGAGACAATGGATGCTGAGAAAGGCAGCTGAGTCCTCACCCACGTCTTAGCCCAGCTGCTCAGCGGGGACAGGAGGAGGCCCTGACCACCCCCATCACAGCCCCTCTCCCAAGGTCAATACGGAGGGTCCACGACTGGCCCCTTCCCCCACTCCGTCTGTCAAAACACTCACTAGCCTGTCACCTCCCACAGTCTGTGCAGCATACAACCAGCTGCCATACCCTTCATAAACACTCAACCTGCCACACACGCTATCTCATTACACACACCCTGTCACAGCGACCACAGCAGGGTCTTCTCAGATACACAGGGCATTACGTCCTGTCAGTCCTAGTCTTAGCTGCCTGGCCTATGTTCTCCCCCATCCAACACAGGATCAGTCATACATTTCCAAAGATTCTGGACTCCCCATCTGTGTCAGAGGCTCGGGGCACCCACTGATCTGGGCCACACATTCACAAGATTGTTTTTCTCCCCCTAACCCAGTAACCTAGGTTGCCACCTTTTCTGTCACACATACAAGACggcccatcccccccccccattccctgtTTATCCCAGACACACATAAGGTCACCTTGCTTCCCACATACACACTTTCACATCATATGTACATCAGCTGTGTCACACGCATCACCTGTGTCACATACAGACTGCGGCCACCATGATCCCTTCAACTCACTTTTTCCTCTGGTCTGGGGGCTCTAACCGAGCTGCCAGCCCAAAATCCCCCACCTTCAGTTCCATGTTCTCAGTGATGAAAAAATTTCCTAGACAGTGGCAGAGAGATCCGTCAGAttcttaactctctctctctctctgacctcgCAGATCCCCCACCCTTATGACCAGGCCCAGTAGTCTCACCCAGCTTGAGGTCTCTGTGCAGAATACCCCTCTGGTGCAAGTACTTGAGGCCAGAAAGGATCTGGCGCAGGTAGTAGCGAACCTCTGGTTCCAACAGGGTGTGCCGGGCCTTCCAGATGTGGGCCAGGGACTGCAGAAAAGCCACTATTTCAGTCTCAGCTTGCCTTCCCAGGCCCGCCCTCCATCTGCGTTTGCTAAGGATGACAAGGGCCCAGCTTTGGATCTTAAGAATTCGCTTCCTTTCCCACCCTTGCTCCCTATGAatcccctccctcccgccctcctcccccgccctgcccccccccccgctcccccacATTCTGGACCTTGCggctacagagttccaggaaaaTGTATATATTGTCAGCATCCTCGAAATGGTGCGAAAAGCGAACGATATGGCGATGTTGTAGGTCTCGGTGCAACTCGATCTCGTTTAGGATCTGCGACAGGGGCGCGAGATCGTCATCTTTCTAGGGTTCCCACGCCATcattcctccgccccccccccccatcccttggTCCGCAGGGCCCTGGACCCACCTTCTCGCGCTGATGCGGCTTGGCGACGCGGCTCTGCGGGATGACTTTGACCGCGTAGGCTACACTGGTCTGGGTGTCAGTGGCTTCATAGCAGCGGGCGAAGCCCCCCTAGGATGAGGATGCATCGTTGGTCCGGGCGCACGGGAGAGGCCGGATCCGGCCCTCAGAGATCCCCTCCACCTCCGTCAGCGCCACCCCAGAGGCCCCGACCCACCTTGCCCAACAAGCGGCCCTTGATGTAGGTACGGCCGCTTCGAGGGTCGGTGATGAGACGACTGGGGTCCGGTGCCGGTGGCCCGACCAGCACCTCAGGCTCCGAGCGCGGCGAGGCACTGGCAGGCGGCCCCGGGCCGGCGTGGGGCGAGGATGGGGCGGCCGCGCGCGGGAAGGGGCGCGGGGACAAGAAGCCGGCGGCGGGCTCCATGCGGACGGTGCTGCTCAGCGCCGGCCGAGCTGATTCTCGGTTCCGCCCGGCCCCAGCCGCGCGTGGCGCTGCCTGGCTTCTCTACGCTGCGATCGCGCCCCGGGGAGCCCGGCGTTTTTATCAATGAACGCTTGTCCCCTCCCAGATGTCTCGTCATCGCGAGCTCCGCCCCTTTCCTGTCATCCAGACTAGGAGAAGCCACGCCCCCTGTTCAGCCTTACGTCACCCGAaagatcaccaccaccaccccctgccgGGGCGTacttcaaggccacacctcctgctcTGGCCTTAAAGGAGTCGCCTTTAAAAGCCACCcagcagtggcgcacgcctttaattccagcactcccgagggaggcggaagcaggtggatcgctgtgagttcgaggccagcctggtctacaaagcgagtctaggacagccaaggctacacagagagaccctgtttcgaaaaaacaaaaacaaaacaaaacaaaaaggcaccCAGCAGGTGCCGCactgctctttttctcttttctacccTGTTCACGCGGTGACTACGTGTCCGGCTCAAAGCAGCACCTGTCTTTTTTCATCCTTCGAGATATATGCTGAACGCGGAGTGGAGGCCAAGTATCCGGAGGCCTCTTACAAGCAACAACAAGGATTAGAGTTCCTGCGGGTGAGGAAAAGCTACTGTGGTGCAAACTTTGCTCAGTGCACGTCACCAACATAGATGGTCTCCTGTTAGCGTCTCATGCTCCGGTGAAGAGCCCATAGGCCTAGCCTAGTGCTGTCCTCTTTGGGGACTATGGAATAGCACGTTTCAGAGCCCGACTTACCTGGTCACAAACCTGTGCGATAGGTTTGTGGATCAGAGCCTGGtattcaaggttttgtttttggttttttgcttttgtttggttggtttttttccgggacggggtttctctgtgtagtcttggctgtcctggactcactttgtaaaccaggctggccttgaactctggagtgcagggattaaagctatgcaccacttttcttttctttctttttcttttttgtttttgttttgttttgttttgttttgtttttcgagacagggtttttctctgtgcagtcctggctctcttggaatttgctctgtagacctagCTGCCCTCATactcagaggtccatctgccCGTGCCTCCTGGTATTTAAGGTTTTTACCATGTCCCAGGCCACATTTTCTGCTACCCACCTCTATATTATTATTCATCTTTTGAGGGAAAGGGGAACTGAGGCAAAATAGCTGTCATGTGACCCAGGCTAgctttgatccttctgccttcacctttGGCCCGATGGGATCACAGATGCACACCTCCCGACTCGGAAGTGGAGTTCCCTATTACATTCTCGAAATATCTATTACCCTGAGTCATCAGCCAAAAGGCCAAAAAGCGAGCAATGGAAACTGGATATTCTTAGGGCTCGAGACAATTGGGCAACTGGGCAGTTAGCATTGAGGCCAGTTGGAACCCTTCAAACACTATGTggaatcttttttgggggggaagggagTTTAAAGGaggtttgtttttggtgtgtgtgtatgtgtgtcagggTTCTTGGAACTCAGTggaccaggttgcccttgaattcaaagatctgcctgcctctttacCCCCGCTGAAGGCGTGGACCGGCTCTGATTTTGTCTGGGGCACAGATCTCCTCCTGGTTTTGTGGGCTTTGCTTTCACTCTGCGCCATCCACTCAGAACTCAGATTTATTGAGAACATCTGTAAAGTGACAGGTACTGCCTCCAGTGAGGATGCTCCAGGCTGCAGCTGTCCTTTAGTTTGCAGGATTCTGCTTTGTGGACACCAACCGTCAGTTCGTAAATAAAGTAATTACACGCTGTGGGAATGCTAAGGAGGAAGTAAACAGTGGAGCAACCAAGAGCCTGCTTTAAAGAGTCCTCAGAAGAGCCACAGACACACTTACCTAAATCCTGCCACCTCCTTGAAGTGTTCCTCCCAATATCCCAGCCAGCTCCCTTTAACCCCGACTGTGGCCTGGGCCATAACGTATGTATCCTGTTGGGATCATTGCTACCTCACATTGCTCTGGCAGCCTTTGCTCTCACTTCCAGTTCATCCTGCCTGGACATGCTGTCAGGCATCTCATCAATCTTCATCAGGCCCACAGGACTTTCCTCAAGTTTGCACATCATGGCCAcggggacggacacacacacacacacacacacacacacacacacacacacacacacacacgagagggtgGATGGGGGATGGTGCGGGCAGGCAAGTCTTAGGTGCTGGGCTCAGCAGTCTCCCTGGGGGAGAAGGTGGCAGTGAAGCTATAAAGCACAAAACTTCAGGTCAAAGGGCCCGCGGCCCAGGTAGAGCTGCAGAAGACAGCTTCAAAGTCTGggctggagactgaggcaagaggaccgcCGGGAGTTCAAGGTTCTCCTGGAGTCAGTCACTGTCACCTTGACAGACTGCAAAGTCATCAGAGGGTGTCTCACTGGGGAACTGCACGGTCTGGTCCAGGTTGACCTTTGCCCtggctggggaggagaggaacTATCTTGATTGATGCTTGGTATggtagggcccagcccactgtgtgtggtggcagccctgggcaggcagccctgggatgtataagaaagctagcagcgaggtctggagagatgatcTAGCAGGTAGGAGCATGTAGGGCTCcttcagaggacccgagttcagtcctcagcacccacactgggggactcacaactgcctatgacTAGAGTTCCAGGGCAATCAACACCACCACTCTCCTTAGTTGGGTActttgcatgcacacactcacatatgtacatgtatagttgaaataaatattaaagcaagcaagctaacagggagccagccagtaagcagaatcTCTCTTGCCGTGGATTTCCTCTAGATTGATTGTAACCTGTAAAATGAAATACCCCtgcccccaagttgcttttggtcatagtgtttatcacagcaacggaaaacAAACTAGAGcaaaagtcatccttggctatattcACAGTGAATTTGAGACTAACCTGGAATAAATAAAAtcctgtctttgaaaaaagacacattcagggctggagagttggctcagcggttaagaacatttgttgttAACAAAGAACCCaggctcaactcccagcacccacatggaggctcagcACCTCTTGGGTACCAGGGCACCGGGCACCCATGTGATGCAcgcaaaacatacataaaatagtaaaaattaaaaagtcagccgggcagtggtagcacacgcctttaatcccagcgcttgggaggcggagacaggtgatcgctgtgagtttgaggccagcctggtctacaaagtgagtccaggacagccagggatacacagagagaaaccttatcaaaaaaaaaaaaaaaaaaaaaaaaagaaagaaagaaaaaagaaaaaaaactttaccaatttaaaaatctgaaaaaagacATGTTCAatattgcttattttgttttatttttattttacagtactTGTTTGTGTGAGGCAAGTGCTACTAAACTGTATCCCCTGGTTTATGTTATGACGACttcatatttggaaaataaattaagatgTCTGTGTATTGCTTTGCTGGAGATGCCATAACAAAATAACCTTACATCGAATGTCTtagatgacaaaacaaaacaaaacaaaaaaaccaagtatttcagttttttgttttggtttggtttttcgagacagggtttcttctctgtgtagccttgactgtcctggactcaattttgcttctgcctcccaagtgctgggattaaaggcgtgtgccaccactgctcggctaTTCGGCtattttcagttgtttgtgtttgttttttggttttttgagacagggtttctctgtgtagccttggctg from Acomys russatus chromosome 29, mAcoRus1.1, whole genome shotgun sequence encodes the following:
- the Dynlt4 gene encoding dynein light chain Tctex-type 4, with the protein product MACKTLPSGRQEEETTKDLALKSPPGKSGGHLPSIDETRPIGPGPASRRGSLLGLHPSFSRRNSLAGPLVGPGGRRLSLGPVPSLGSRVSFSGLPLVPARRMAPSYRIEPAPGERWEAASAQRVLEAALNAELNDVCYSGTEAGKLTQALCEQIRMRVRELSLPRYKLVCSVVLGPREGQGVHVVSRALWDEVHDGLASATFTNTSLFAVATVHAVYWE
- the Plk3 gene encoding serine/threonine-protein kinase PLK3, whose protein sequence is MEPAAGFLSPRPFPRAAAPSSPHAGPGPPASASPRSEPEVLVGPPAPDPSRLITDPRSGRTYIKGRLLGKGGFARCYEATDTQTSVAYAVKVIPQSRVAKPHQREKILNEIELHRDLQHRHIVRFSHHFEDADNIYIFLELCSRKSLAHIWKARHTLLEPEVRYYLRQILSGLKYLHQRGILHRDLKLGNFFITENMELKVGDFGLAARLEPPDQRKKTICGTPNYVAPEVLLRQGHGPEADVWSLGCVMYTLLCGSPPFETADLKETYRCIKQVRYTLPASLSLPARQLLAAILRASPRDRPSIEQILRHDFFTKGYTPDRLPVSSCVTAPDLTPPNPAKSLLAKVTKSLFGRKKNKNKQHSEEQDVSCLVSGLMRASIGHPDVKPEAPAASGLAPVSLVETAAEDSSPRGTLASSADGFEEGLTVATVVESALCALRNCVAFMPPAEQNPAPLAQPEPLVWVSKWVDYSNKFGFGYQLSSRRVAVLFNDGTHMALSANRKTVHYNPTSTKHFSFSVGSVPRALQPQLGILRYFASYMEQHLMKGGDLPSVEEVEVPAPPLLLQWVKTDQALLMLFSDGTVQVNFYGDHTKLILSGWEPLLVTFVARNRSACTYLASHLRQLGCSPDLRQRLRYALRLLRDRSPA